One region of Pagrus major chromosome 7, Pma_NU_1.0 genomic DNA includes:
- the srm gene encoding spermidine synthase, whose product MDHIKDGWFTEKCTLWPGQAMSLQVEEVLYNKKSKFQDVMVFKSKTYGNVLVLDGVIQCTERDEFAYQEMIANLPLCSHPSPKKVLIIGGGDGGVLREVVKNALVDSVVLCEIDEDVINVSKKFLPGMAKGFFSPKLTLHVGDGFEFMKQNQDAFDVIITDSSDPVGPAESLFKESYYQLMKAALRGGGILCSQGECQWLHLELIKEMRTFCKTLFPVVEYAYSTIPTYPSGQIGFMLCSKNPETNFKDPVKALSKEEMENMNLKYYNPEIHKASFVLPEFARKVLEA is encoded by the exons ATGGACCACATTAAAGATGGATGGTTTACGGAAAAATGCACGTTATGGCCCGGACAGGCAATGAGCCTCCAAGTGGAAGAGGTCCTCTACAACAAGAAGTCCAAATTTCAAGATGTTATGGTTTTCAAGAG TAAAACCTATGGGAATGTGTTGGTGCTGGATGGAGTGATCCAGTGCACAGAGAGGGATGAGTTCGCCTATCAAGAGATGATTGCCAACCTTCCTCTGTGCAGCCATCCTTCCCCCAAGAAG GTGCTGATCATCGGTGGAGGAGACGGCGGTGTGCTGAGGGAAGTGGTGAAGAATGCGCTGGTGGACTCGGTGGTTCTGTGTGAGATAGATGAG GATGTCATTAATGTATCGAAGAAGTTCCTCCCAGGGATGGCCAAAGGTTTTTTCAGTCCCAAGCTCACCCTGCATGTTGGAGACGGCTTTGAATTCATGAAGCAGAACCAGGATGCCTTCGATGTCATTATTACTGATTCCTCAGACCCTGTTG gaCCTGCTGAGAGTTTGTTCAAGGAGTCTTACTATCAGCTGATGAAGGCAGCATTGAGAGGCGGTGGAATTCTTTGTTCCCAGG GAGAGTGTCAATGGCTCCATTTGGAGCTGATAAAGGAGATGCGAACCTTCTGCAAGACCCTATTCCCTGTGGTGGAATATGCCTACAGCACCATCCCAACCTATCCCAGTGGCCAAATTGGATTCATGCTCTGCAGTAAAAATCCT GAAACAAATTTCAAGGATCCAGTGAAAGCACTGTCgaaagaagaaatggaaaatatgaaCCTTAAATATTACAACCCCGAAATTCACAAAGCATCGTTCGTCCTCCCTGAGTTTGCAAGAAAG GTACTTGAAGCATGA
- the exosc10 gene encoding exosome complex component 10 — MMASSSKSNDSTNSGLKDNSSDPNDEEKPELCPGFKDVDAFVKHGFGAVLSATKASASLPQAGDEFDFYRSFPGFQEFCESQGDKLLHFMSQIMQVHGCRSHLRDRNKLTGLEERFDLVVDSNDVILERVGILLDEADGVNRSQQPVMPAGFQPPKIVVSSWNRKGSGSGSRSEMFRLLHAKNVARPQLKFKEKVDNSNTPFIPKIFIKPNAVKPLPSYFTNKQIRKERPEDLDVPAALADFIHQQRTQEHVEDMFAHPYQYELDHLVISESLLSKPEQQMYKPMAESNFSFIDTLEDLVALNEKLCKLSEFAVDLEHHSYRSFLGLTSLMQISTREEDFIIDTLELRSEMYILNEAFTDPAIVKVFHGADSDIEWLQRDFGLYVVRLFDTHQASRALNLARHSLDHLLTHFCNVGSDKRYQLADWRIRPLPDEMVQYARTDTHYLLYIYDCVRAQLLDFNHGQPGLLQSVWNKSRDISLKKYMKPIYTEESYLELQRKQKRSFNTQQLTAFRLLFAWRDKLARQEDESTGYVLPTHMMIKISEELPKEPQGIIACCNPVPPLVRQQVNELHLLVQQAREMPLLKAEIAAQKNKGLTPIKKPEVTLFGPHDTSRVSESDLHPFSPDEMPVKQGMLFSDDEHNMDVDVQKTSGLMAEAKITLFEEPRILKDEESLPVAQMKARRIIESFENPFRMYLPSSDVHVNKNAKFDPSSKIFEISKRWKLQSIEQQQKELEAKKKAKEEAKQHAKKVADERNKAKQSYQESLQNVATVRQQAVESAKGGAKKRERVPSEVGESTPKPSKKLMTSAEKPQKTEPPPQESFKPFDYSQSDLKVFAGNKSKDNTQFDPNRQSHDFKKKKFAKGQKSNLGAGGRSMSYMAGKSDRGFRHNWPKR, encoded by the exons ATGATGGCTTCTTCTTCAAAGAGTAATGATTCCACAAACAGTGGCCTCAAAGACAACAGTTCAGACCCAAACGACGAGGAGAAACCCGAGTTGTGTCCGGGTTTTAAAGACGTGGATGCCTTTGTTAAA caTGGATTCGGTGCTGTATTATCAGCCACCAAAGCATCCGCCAGCTTGCCTCAAGCTGGAGATGAATTTGATTTCTATCGGAGTTTCCCGGGCTTCCAGGAGTTCTGTGAAAGTCAAGGAGATAAGCTCCTACACTT CATGAGCCAGATAATGCAGGTCCACGGCTGCAGATCTCACCTCAGAGACCGGAACAAGCTGACAGGGCTGGAGGAGAGGTTTGACTTGGTTGTGGACTCGAACGACGTCATCCTTGAAAGAGTG GGGATTCTTCTCGATGAAGCTGATGGGGTGAACCGGAGCCAGCAGCCTGTCATGCCCGCAGGGTTTCAGCCTCCCAAGATTGTCGTTTCCAGCTGGAATCGCAAG GGTTCTGGCTCTGGCAGTCGTTCTGAGATGTTCCGACTGCTTCATGCCAAGAATGTTGCAAGGCCTCAGCTGAAATTCAAGGAAAAAgttgacaacagcaacacaccATTTATTCCAAAGATCTTCATCAAGCCCAACGCAGTAAAGCCTCTTCCTTCTT ATTTCACCAACAAACAAATCCGTAAAGAGAGACCCGAGGACCTCGATGTCCCGGCTGCCCTGGCTGACTTCATTCACCAGCAGAGAACTCAAGAACACGTTGAAGACAT GTTTGCTCACCCATATCAATACGAACTGGATCATCTTGTAATATCAGAAAGCCTTCTCTCTAAGCCAGAACAGCAG ATGTACAAACCAATGGCTGAATCTAACTTCTCCTTCATTGACACACTGGAGGATTTGGTGGCTCTTAATGAGAAGCTGTGCAAATTGTCTGAATTTGCAGTGGACCTTGAG CATCACTCCTACAGGAGTTTCCTCGGTCTCACCTCTCTGATGCAGATCTCCACCAGAGAGGAGGACTTCATCATCGACACGCTGGAGCTCCGCAGCGAGATGTACATCCTGAACGAGGCGTTCACTGACCCGGCCATTGTCAAG GTATTTCATGGTGCTGACTCTGACATTgagtggctccagagggacTTCGGCTTGTATGTCGTCAGACTTTTTGACACGCATCAGGCTAGCCGAGCTCTGAACCTGGCCAGACATTCTCTCGACCACCTGCTCACGCACTTCTGCAATGTGGGCTCAGACAAACGCTACCAGCTGGCTGACTGGAGGATTCG CCCCTTGCCAGATGAGATGGTGCAGTACGCCCGGACAGACACCCACTACCTCCTTTATATCTACGACTGTGTGAGGGCGCAACTGCTGGACTTCAACCACGGGCAGCCTGGTCTTCTGCAGAGTGTCTGGAACAAAAGCAGAGACATTTCCCTGAAG AAATATATGAAGCCTATATACACAGAGGAGTCATATCTGGAGTtgcagaggaagcagaaaagGTCTTTCAACACCCAGCAGCTCACTGCCTTCAGACTGCTGTTTGCCTGGAGGGACAAGCTGGCCAGGCAGGAAGATGAAAGCACCGG aTATGTCCTGCCTACTCACATGATGATCAAGATATCTGAGGAGCTGCCAAA AGAGCCTCAGGGCATCATTGCCTGCTGTAACCCTGTACCCCCGCTGGTGAGGCAGCAGGTCAATGAGCTCCATTTGCTCGTGCAGCAAGCCAGAGAAATGCCTCTCCTTAAG GCGGAGATTGCTGCTCAAAAGAATAAGGGACTCACACCAATTAAAAAG CCAGAGGTCACGCTGTTTGGTCCTCATGATACATCCAGGGTCTCTGAGAGTGACCTCCACCCGTTTTCTCCTGATG aaatgcCTGTGAAACAAGGGATGCTCTTCTCAGATGATGAGCACAACATGGATGTTGATGTACAGAAAACAAGTGGTCTCATGGCAGAAGCTAAAATCACACTGTTTGAG GAGCCGAGAATCCTGAAAGACGAAGAGTCCCTCCCTGTGGCTCAAATGAAAGCCAGACGTATCATTGAGTCATTTGAAAACCCTTTCAGAATG TATTTACCCTCCAGTGATGTCCACGTCAACAAGAATGCCAAGTTTGACCCATCTTCAAAAATATTCGAG ATCAGTAAAAGATGGAAACTGCAGAGTATTGAGCAGCAACAGAAAGAGCTGGAGGCCAAGAAGAAAGCCAAAGAAGAAGCAAAACAACACGCAAAGAAAGTGGCAG ACGAAAGAAACAAGGCTAAACAGAGCTACCAGGAGTCTCTTCAGAATGTTGCCACCGTTCGCCAGCAAGCAGTG GAATCTGCAAAAGGTGGcgcaaagaaaagagagagggttCCCAGTGAGGTTGGAGAGTCGACTCCCAAACCAAGTAAGAAGCTGATGACATCTGCAGAGAAGCCCCAGAAGACTGAACCGCCTCCACAAGAGAGCTTCAAGCCCTTTGACTACAGTCAGTCCGACCTCAAAGTCTTTGCTG GTAATAaatcaaaggacaacacacagTTTGATCCCAACCGGCAATCCCATGATTTTAAGAAAaag AAATTTGCCAAAGGACAAAAATCCAATTTGGGAGCTGGAGGCCGGAGTATGTCATACATGGCTGGAAAATCTGACAG AGGATTCCGGCACAACTGGCCCAAAAGATAA